DNA from Frateuria edaphi:
GGATCAGGCTGCCCGCCGATCCTGGACCAGCCTGGATCGAACCGACAGGCTGGAAGCGGCAATGGCCGTTCTCGTCGGCGAGTCGCTCGTATTGCACCACCTCCAGCGCGCCGCTCCAGACGCCCTCGACGCACCACATGCCGCAGTGGTCGTGGATCGGCGTCCCCTGTCCGGGGCCCCAGGTCATCGCCACGACGCAGTAGCCGTGTTTCTCGCTGCGGTAGAGCTCACGTCGGGCGTAGCGGCCTTCGGCGGTCTCGAACACGCAATCGGGCAGCTTGACTGCACCGGTGCGCATCAGCTTGCACAGGCCGTTGCGCAGGGTGTCGGTGACGGCAAAGGTGGTTTCCATGCCGACGGCATGATCGATCGCATCGATCAGTTCGCGGCAGCCGGGAAATTCCGTAGTGAGCATGGGGATTCTCGCGGTGCGACTTCACGCGGAGTTTAGCGCACGACTGTTAGCCAGCCGAGACGGACTCGTCAGGGATTCACACACGGGCGAGGAAGCCACCGATGGCGCGGCTGTAGTTGGGAATGTCCACGAGGAAGGCGTCGTGGCCCTGCGGCGAGTCCAGCGCCACGAATTCCACCTGGGCGCCGGCGGCCGAAAGCCCGGTGGCGATCTGTTCCTGCTGTTCGAGCGGAAACAGGATGTCGGTGCTGACGCCGATCACAAGCGCGCGCTCGATCCGGATGCGCTTGAGGCCTTCCATGATGTCGCCACCACCGTACTCGCCGATGTCGAACCAGTCGCTGGCGCGCGACAGATAGAGGTAGGAGTTGGGATCGAAGCTGCGCACGAAGCGTTGCGCGTGGCCCTGCAGGTAGGACTCGACCTGGAACTCGAAACCGAACGGCTCCTCCTCGCGCTTTTCCGGATCCAGCCGGATGCGCGCGAATCGGCCGTTCCATTCCATCGCGGATCGGTAGGTGATCACGCCCAGCTTACGCGCGATGCTC
Protein-coding regions in this window:
- a CDS encoding cysteine dioxygenase family protein; the protein is MLTTEFPGCRELIDAIDHAVGMETTFAVTDTLRNGLCKLMRTGAVKLPDCVFETAEGRYARRELYRSEKHGYCVVAMTWGPGQGTPIHDHCGMWCVEGVWSGALEVVQYERLADENGHCRFQPVGSIQAGPGSAGSLIPPHEYHTIRNPSEDAIAVSLHIYAGNMTRCAIFRPLPEDHGYERCERQLGLDPVH